A single window of Candidatus Methanomethylicota archaeon DNA harbors:
- a CDS encoding nucleotidyltransferase domain-containing protein: protein MLKEQLKNEELLKVVKKILEKFHVDVIILFGSRARGDYKPWSDYDILIIANFKEKYLDRIAEILELLNEIKITIEPHPYTLKEAIEMLKKGNPIIVDAISEGLILYEGEGLKELLKVYEELLKKGLKKSEVSIILP, encoded by the coding sequence TTGTTAAAAGAACAGTTGAAAAATGAAGAATTATTAAAAGTAGTTAAAAAAATTCTTGAAAAATTTCATGTTGATGTAATTATATTATTTGGTTCTCGTGCAAGAGGGGATTATAAGCCATGGAGTGATTATGATATTTTAATAATAGCAAATTTTAAAGAAAAATACTTAGATAGAATAGCTGAAATTCTTGAATTATTAAATGAAATTAAAATTACTATAGAGCCTCATCCATATACACTTAAGGAAGCTATTGAAATGTTAAAAAAAGGAAATCCAATAATAGTTGATGCAATTTCTGAAGGATTAATACTTTATGAAGGAGAGGGTTTAAAGGAACTTTTAAAAGTTTATGAAGAATTATTGAAAAAAGGACTTAAAAAAAGTGAAGTATCAATAATATTACCGTAA
- a CDS encoding pyruvate kinase alpha/beta domain-containing protein, translated as MAMIKREVYYFENPGEENTEFVIEAVKKYIEKNGPMDIVVASTSGSTALKLAKALNKKTRIICVSEGAYRKEWGFGYPCMDSKIKKELEEIGVIVLDKISYILHGSLYELSNYSFPTPETIFKDTLYTFGQGMKVAVEVVIIATEFGLIEPFKYVIGIGGSGRGADTAAVLRSTYSGTVFSKDKNKRLEIREIIAMPLNKKWWD; from the coding sequence ATGGCTATGATAAAAAGAGAAGTATATTATTTTGAAAATCCAGGCGAGGAAAATACAGAATTCGTAATTGAAGCAGTAAAAAAATATATTGAGAAAAATGGTCCTATGGATATTGTTGTAGCTAGTACAAGTGGATCTACAGCTTTAAAATTAGCAAAAGCACTTAATAAGAAAACTAGAATAATATGTGTTTCTGAAGGAGCTTATAGAAAAGAATGGGGATTTGGATATCCATGTATGGATTCAAAAATTAAAAAAGAACTTGAAGAAATAGGAGTAATAGTATTAGATAAAATTTCTTATATTCTTCATGGTTCTTTATATGAACTTTCTAATTATAGCTTTCCAACACCAGAAACCATATTCAAAGATACTTTATATACATTTGGCCAAGGAATGAAAGTAGCAGTTGAAGTTGTAATAATTGCTACAGAATTTGGTTTAATAGAACCATTTAAATATGTAATAGGTATTGGAGGAAGTGGAAGAGGAGCAGATACTGCTGCAGTCTTAAGATCAACTTATTCTGGAACAGTATTCTCAAAAGATAAAAACAAAAGACTTGAAATTAGAGAAATTATTGCAATGCCACTTAATAAGAAATGGTGGGATTAA
- a CDS encoding family 1 encapsulin nanocompartment shell protein encodes MSMLSKHPFDVPLGRKLSKDEVNDALRLSIIAELDAVSLYLQLARAIEDEKIKKVFEDIAREEKTHIGEFLALLKSLDPEQVEELAKGAEEVKEIAGISIVNNEESNEKNSSNIDFEKEVVKTFKKIKSESITISKNLPIMLLGKGVDAVPIEVLKENKIERTVLPLCEISVKFTISNRDIDYYLRTKQSIEMPSLYKAALNLARAEDELILENLLKCSGIRMPMSSWDIPGQSIMEIERVIGEFFKLGARRPIILFLSPGRYGKLITVSEKTGVTDLERMKELVDKIVVTNISDDKVLVVSATSDVIDVVYGVDSEVEYIGPEDGIQSFRAYSTLAIRVKDASRIAVLEAGSK; translated from the coding sequence ATGAGTATGTTAAGCAAACATCCTTTTGATGTGCCTCTAGGAAGAAAGCTTTCTAAAGATGAAGTAAATGATGCTCTTAGATTGTCCATTATAGCTGAATTGGATGCTGTTAGTTTATATTTACAATTGGCCAGGGCCATTGAAGATGAAAAAATAAAGAAGGTCTTTGAAGATATTGCTAGAGAGGAAAAAACTCACATAGGAGAATTCTTGGCATTGCTTAAATCATTAGATCCTGAGCAAGTTGAAGAATTGGCTAAAGGTGCAGAAGAGGTTAAAGAAATAGCTGGTATAAGCATAGTAAATAATGAAGAGTCTAATGAAAAAAATTCTTCAAATATAGATTTTGAGAAAGAGGTTGTGAAAACATTCAAGAAAATTAAATCTGAATCTATTACTATTTCCAAAAATCTTCCAATAATGCTACTTGGCAAAGGGGTTGATGCAGTTCCAATAGAAGTTTTAAAAGAAAATAAAATAGAAAGAACAGTATTACCACTCTGTGAAATTTCAGTTAAATTCACAATTTCAAATAGGGATATAGATTATTACTTAAGAACAAAACAGTCAATAGAAATGCCTTCATTATATAAAGCAGCTCTAAACCTTGCTAGAGCTGAAGATGAATTAATTTTGGAGAATCTTTTAAAATGTAGTGGAATAAGAATGCCAATGAGCTCATGGGACATTCCAGGACAGTCTATTATGGAAATTGAAAGAGTTATTGGTGAGTTCTTCAAATTAGGTGCTAGAAGACCAATAATTCTATTCCTAAGTCCAGGGAGGTATGGAAAATTAATCACTGTTAGTGAGAAAACTGGTGTAACTGATTTAGAGAGAATGAAGGAATTAGTTGATAAAATTGTAGTAACTAATATTTCAGATGATAAGGTCTTGGTTGTATCAGCTACTTCTGATGTAATAGATGTAGTCTATGGAGTTGATTCAGAAGTTGAATATATAGGTCCTGAGGATGGAATACAATCATTCAGAGCATATAGTACTCTTGCTATTAGAGTAAAGGATGCCAGTAGAATAGCAGTACTAGAGGCTGGAAGTAAATGA
- a CDS encoding ferritin-like domain-containing protein produces MNKEDFLECANTEERYSKELRELANSIKHSIIRALIEIVSMDSEKHSMLYKSIMKLITDVPPFISEDDLKRISSEIDRHIKLERQMIDKTKELIDKTEDIRIKLLLSAIIDDEFKHHKLLMSIRKRIIEPETLTESVLWDMVWKDSPWHGTPGG; encoded by the coding sequence ATGAATAAAGAGGACTTTCTTGAATGTGCAAATACTGAAGAAAGATATTCAAAAGAGCTTAGGGAATTGGCAAATAGTATAAAACATTCAATTATAAGAGCATTAATTGAGATTGTATCAATGGATTCTGAAAAACATAGCATGTTATATAAATCTATTATGAAATTGATTACTGATGTTCCACCATTTATAAGTGAAGATGATCTCAAAAGAATATCCAGTGAAATAGATAGACATATCAAATTAGAAAGACAAATGATTGATAAAACTAAGGAGCTTATTGATAAAACAGAGGACATAAGAATAAAGTTATTACTATCTGCAATTATAGATGATGAATTCAAGCATCATAAATTACTAATGAGTATAAGGAAAAGAATAATTGAGCCTGAAACTCTTACTGAATCAGTGTTATGGGATATGGTTTGGAAAGATAGTCCATGGCATGGCACTCCTGGAGGTTAA
- a CDS encoding HEPN domain-containing protein, with translation MIRLIKSDIDTLMRDEYLRWLNEALWDFETAEILYREKRYNAAVFYFHQAAEKASKALLYYINEAPWGHSIRELLNRYFNRIGEIPQNDLMNSARELDRHYIPSRYPNAHPSGTPHEAYDEETSKRAMEAAKRVLNFVKRTVEK, from the coding sequence ATGATAAGATTAATAAAAAGTGATATAGACACGCTTATGAGAGATGAATATCTAAGATGGTTGAATGAAGCTCTTTGGGATTTTGAAACAGCTGAAATTCTGTATAGAGAAAAAAGATATAATGCTGCTGTTTTCTATTTTCATCAAGCTGCTGAAAAAGCTTCTAAAGCACTTCTTTATTATATTAATGAAGCTCCATGGGGCCATAGTATTAGAGAGTTACTTAATCGCTATTTTAATAGAATAGGAGAGATTCCTCAAAATGATTTAATGAATTCTGCTAGAGAGCTTGATAGACATTACATACCTTCAAGATATCCAAATGCTCATCCTTCTGGAACTCCTCATGAAGCTTATGATGAAGAAACTTCAAAAAGAGCTATGGAAGCTGCTAAGAGGGTGTTAAATTTTGTTAAAAGAACAGTTGAAAAATGA